Within the Flavobacterium sp. N502536 genome, the region CATTGTTTATTTTTGATGATGAAATTCTGGAAAACCTTCCGAAAAAGGATGCACGCGTTCAATTCATTTTTGATTCGCTTCAAAAAATAAACGAACAACTAAAAACAATTGATTCTTCTGTTTTAATTAAAAAAGGAACGACGATCAATGTCTGGAAAGCACTTATAGCCGAATTTGACATTCAGCATGTTTTCTTCAATAAAGACTACGAGCCTTTTGCCATCCAACGTGATACCGCCATTGAGCAATTATTAGCGCAAAACAATGTAGCAGCCCATTCCTTCAAAGACCACGTGATTTTTGAAGAGAAAGAAATCACAAAAGCTGACGGGCTTCCGTATACCATTTATACGCCATACAAAAACAAATGGCTTGAAAAATACCATCTCCTGGGGCAGGCACCTGAATTTGACACCAAACCCTTATACGGGAATTTCAGCAAAAATGAGTTTGTCTTTCCGGAATTAGCTGAAATTGGTTTTGAAAAAAGTGCTATAAAAGTACTCCCTCCCGATTTAAGTCAGATTTCCAATTATAAAGAAACACGCGATTTTCCTGCTTTAGACAGTACTTCCTACCTTTCACCGCATTTGCGTTTTGGAACGGTTAGTACGCGCAAACTAGTCAACTGGGCCAATCGCAAAAACCAAACCTTTTTGAGCGAGCTGATCTGGAGAGAATTTTTCATCCAAATTTTATTCAGTTTCCCGAATGTTGTGAACCAGAACTTCAAATCAGCTTACGATGGTATTCAGTGGCGCAATAACGAAGCCGATTTTAAACGCTGGTGTTCCGGAACTACGGGTTATCCAATGGTCGATGCCGGAATGCGTCAGCTCAATGAAACGGGTTATATGCACAATAGGGTGCGTATGGTGGTCGCCAGTTTTTTATGCAAACATTTGCTCATTAACTGGCAATGGGGTGAGGCATACTTTGCCGAAAAATTACTGGATTTTGAACTGGCTTCCAATGTCGGTAACTGGCAATGGGCAGCAGGAACAGGCTGTGATGCCGCGCCTTATTTCAGGGTTTTCAATCCCGAGATTCAACAAAAAAAGTTTGACGAAAAAGGAATCTACATCCGTAAATGGATTCCGGAATTCGATTTAGGATATAATGAACCGATGGTGGATCATGCTTTTGCTCGGGATCGGGCGATCGAAACTTATAAAAAGGGAATTTTGAGATAGTTTTTTTTTGTTTCAGGTTTCAGGTTTCAAGTTTCAGGTTTCAAGTTTCAAGTTTTTTGCAACGTGAAACTTGAAACTTGAAACCTGAAACATTTTTTTTAATACTTCACATAATTCTCTACTACAATCTTCGCTTTCAAATCAAACATCAGATTGTACAAACCAAAGAAGGTTCTATTCATGTAAATAAAATGTTTAGATCCTCGATTCCCATTCATTTTTTTAAGATTGGTATCGTTGGTAAATCGCTCCCCTAATTTGGCAATATTTTCAAAGAAAGTCTCATCGGCAAAATCGAAAGTCTCGTCCTGAAAAGGTTTGGTAAAAAGGGACAGCAGGTCATGAAACATTTCTGTAAAATATTCGATCTCTGAAGCTGAATCATCGGGACGAAGAATTTCCAGTTCGAATAATTTTTGATTGAAAAGCGTTTCGTCGGTGATTACGTTTTTATTGATTAGTTCGAAGTACGGCACATAAAAATCATCCGGAATTTGCTTCATACAGCCAAAATCGAGTGCAATCAGCTGGTTGTTTTCATCCACCAGGAAATTTCCGGGATGCGGATCGGCATGCACTTTTCGCAAAACATGAATTTGATACATATAAAAATCCCACAGTGCCTGACCTATTTTGTCTCCCACTTCCCGATCTGTATTTTTAGCGGTGAACTCTGAAAGATGTATTCCGCTCATCCAATCCATCGTGATGATTTTCTCTGAAGAAAATTCAGGATAATAATCGGGAAAAAGTATGTTTTCGATTTTACTGCAGGCTTCTACCACTTCTTTACTTTGTTGGAGTTCCAGCAAGTAATTGGTTTCTTCAATCAGTTTATCTTCTACTTCTTTAAAGTATTTATCAGAATCTTTTCCCTGCAAATTAAACATTCTGATAGCGATTGGTTTTACCAAAGCCAAATCAGAGGAAATGCTATTGGCAACACCCGGATATTGAATTTTAACGGCGAGTTTTTTACCGTTTTTCACCGCCAGATGCACCTGACCAATACTGGCCGCATTGACAGAATTAGCATTAAACTCGTCAAAAATCTCATAAGGTGTTTTCCCAAAATTGGTTTTAAACGTTTTCAAAACCAAAGGGGCTGATAACGGCGGAACAGAGAATTGTGATAACGAAAATTTCTCTACATAGGCCTGAGGCAAAAAGTTCTTGTCCATACTCAGCATTTGAG harbors:
- a CDS encoding cryptochrome/photolyase family protein — translated: MTKQKISFFWFRRDLRLEDNTGLFHALQSGFPVIPLFIFDDEILENLPKKDARVQFIFDSLQKINEQLKTIDSSVLIKKGTTINVWKALIAEFDIQHVFFNKDYEPFAIQRDTAIEQLLAQNNVAAHSFKDHVIFEEKEITKADGLPYTIYTPYKNKWLEKYHLLGQAPEFDTKPLYGNFSKNEFVFPELAEIGFEKSAIKVLPPDLSQISNYKETRDFPALDSTSYLSPHLRFGTVSTRKLVNWANRKNQTFLSELIWREFFIQILFSFPNVVNQNFKSAYDGIQWRNNEADFKRWCSGTTGYPMVDAGMRQLNETGYMHNRVRMVVASFLCKHLLINWQWGEAYFAEKLLDFELASNVGNWQWAAGTGCDAAPYFRVFNPEIQQKKFDEKGIYIRKWIPEFDLGYNEPMVDHAFARDRAIETYKKGILR
- a CDS encoding ABC1 kinase family protein, producing the protein MKTIDYIPTSKIERASKLVQTGAKIGVNYIKHYAEKMVNSDLTRDKLNENNAEDIYDGLKSLKGSALKVAQMLSMDKNFLPQAYVEKFSLSQFSVPPLSAPLVLKTFKTNFGKTPYEIFDEFNANSVNAASIGQVHLAVKNGKKLAVKIQYPGVANSISSDLALVKPIAIRMFNLQGKDSDKYFKEVEDKLIEETNYLLELQQSKEVVEACSKIENILFPDYYPEFSSEKIITMDWMSGIHLSEFTAKNTDREVGDKIGQALWDFYMYQIHVLRKVHADPHPGNFLVDENNQLIALDFGCMKQIPDDFYVPYFELINKNVITDETLFNQKLFELEILRPDDSASEIEYFTEMFHDLLSLFTKPFQDETFDFADETFFENIAKLGERFTNDTNLKKMNGNRGSKHFIYMNRTFFGLYNLMFDLKAKIVVENYVKY